In Providencia rettgeri, the following proteins share a genomic window:
- the cysZ gene encoding sulfate transporter CysZ, whose protein sequence is MTQSTFSTQKDHSGFYYFTQGWRLITRPGIKRFVILPLLANILFLGGAFWWLYTKLGGWIDQVMAYIPDWLQWLDYVIWPIAVISILLVFTYFFSTVANIIAAPFNGWLSEKLEAELTGKPSPDTGVAELLKDVPRMIKREFVRIGYYLPRAIGLLILFFIPGIGQTVAPVLWFLFGAWMMSIQYCDYPFDNHRVGFSEMKQALAKERMRNIQFGGVISLLMMVPFVNLVIMPVAVCGATLMWVDRYRDRYARY, encoded by the coding sequence ATGACCCAATCGACATTTTCGACACAAAAAGACCATTCTGGTTTTTATTATTTTACACAAGGCTGGAGACTAATCACTCGGCCCGGTATTAAACGTTTTGTTATTTTGCCCCTATTAGCCAATATTTTATTCTTAGGCGGCGCATTTTGGTGGTTATATACCAAGCTTGGTGGCTGGATAGACCAAGTGATGGCTTACATTCCTGACTGGCTACAATGGCTCGATTATGTTATTTGGCCAATCGCTGTTATCTCTATTTTGCTCGTATTCACTTATTTTTTTAGTACGGTTGCTAATATTATCGCTGCACCTTTTAACGGTTGGTTATCAGAAAAACTCGAAGCGGAGCTAACAGGTAAACCGTCACCAGATACTGGCGTTGCTGAGTTATTAAAAGATGTACCTCGTATGATAAAACGCGAGTTTGTCCGAATCGGTTACTATTTACCTCGCGCTATTGGGTTATTGATCCTATTTTTCATACCTGGTATTGGCCAAACCGTCGCTCCGGTACTGTGGTTTTTATTTGGTGCTTGGATGATGTCAATCCAGTATTGTGATTACCCGTTTGATAACCACCGTGTTGGTTTTAGCGAAATGAAACAAGCGCTTGCCAAAGAACGGATGCGAAATATTCAATTTGGTGGCGTTATCAGCCTGTTAATGATGGTGCCTTTTGTCAACTTAGTGATCATGCCTGTTGCAGTTTGTGGTGCAACATTGATGTGGGTTGACCGGTATCGCGACCGCTACGCACGCTACTAA
- a CDS encoding RpoE-regulated lipoprotein, with protein sequence MSQHAKLNSNNGLSPLFKASLLCGAALLSGCAGVKVFSPSTWFSGPLVVSDSGLGQVTNFTPMQADIIKKQLNDRYTLRSGMQMESGDVVTVFQGMDDNEVKLEIVGPEHGYVSRITVNDPDIITEWGPTIGTEFSEIYQKAFGICGLGERVNDVPTIECNSPQSSKVVYRFTGKWQGPEDLMPSDDDLKTWQISQIIWHK encoded by the coding sequence AACATGCAAAGTTGAATAGTAATAATGGATTATCGCCGTTGTTTAAGGCTTCTCTACTCTGTGGAGCAGCCCTGTTATCAGGGTGTGCGGGTGTGAAGGTTTTTTCACCGTCGACTTGGTTTAGTGGCCCGCTGGTGGTTTCTGACTCAGGGCTTGGCCAAGTGACAAATTTTACACCAATGCAAGCGGATATCATTAAGAAACAACTCAATGACCGCTATACATTACGCAGCGGTATGCAAATGGAAAGTGGGGATGTGGTCACAGTTTTCCAAGGAATGGATGATAATGAAGTAAAATTAGAAATCGTTGGCCCTGAACATGGTTATGTATCACGAATTACCGTGAATGACCCAGATATTATAACTGAATGGGGGCCTACGATTGGTACTGAATTTAGCGAAATTTATCAAAAAGCATTTGGTATCTGCGGCTTAGGTGAGCGTGTAAATGACGTTCCGACAATTGAATGTAATTCACCGCAATCAAGTAAAGTGGTTTACCGGTTTACAGGTAAATGGCAAGGTCCAGAAGATCTAATGCCTTCAGATGATGACCTGAAAACATGGCAAATATCACAGATTATTTGGCATAAATAG
- the ptsH gene encoding phosphocarrier protein Hpr has product MFQQEVTITAPNGLHTRPAAQFVKEAKAFSSDISLISGGKSASAKSLFKLQTLGLTQGTVVTISAEGEDEKEAVEHLVKLMGELE; this is encoded by the coding sequence ATGTTTCAGCAAGAAGTTACTATTACGGCACCAAATGGTCTACATACTCGTCCTGCAGCTCAATTTGTAAAAGAAGCAAAAGCATTCTCTTCTGACATTTCTTTAATTTCTGGCGGCAAATCCGCTAGCGCAAAAAGTTTGTTTAAATTACAAACGTTAGGCCTAACGCAAGGCACAGTTGTGACAATTTCTGCTGAAGGCGAAGACGAAAAAGAAGCCGTTGAGCATTTAGTTAAACTGATGGGCGAATTAGAATAA
- the cysM gene encoding cysteine synthase CysM: MSALEQFIGNTPLVKLQRLTQGIDAEIWVKLEGNNPAGSVKDRAAFSMINEAQLRGEIKPGDTLIEATSGNTGIALAMIAAVKGYKLKLLMPDNMSKERQASMQAYGAELILVSTAVGMEGARDLAKEMEQRGEGKVLDQFNNPDNPLAHFKTTGPEIWQQTNGSITHFVSSMGTTGTITGVSRYLKSQSSDVHIVGLQPAEKSQIPGIRRWSPGYLPGIFDDSLVDSVLDINQQEAEETMRALAKVEGIFCGVSSGGAVAGALKVAKANPGAVIVAVICDRGDRYLSTGVFNE; this comes from the coding sequence GTGTCGGCTCTGGAACAGTTTATCGGTAATACCCCATTAGTAAAACTTCAGCGCTTAACACAAGGGATTGACGCTGAAATTTGGGTGAAACTTGAAGGCAATAACCCCGCGGGTTCAGTAAAAGATCGCGCGGCATTCTCAATGATTAATGAAGCGCAATTACGGGGTGAAATTAAACCAGGTGATACGCTAATTGAAGCAACGAGTGGAAATACAGGTATCGCACTTGCGATGATTGCCGCAGTAAAAGGCTACAAACTGAAATTACTCATGCCTGATAACATGAGTAAAGAGCGGCAAGCTTCAATGCAAGCCTATGGTGCAGAACTCATCTTAGTGAGTACGGCTGTGGGTATGGAAGGTGCCCGCGATTTGGCTAAGGAAATGGAACAAAGAGGTGAGGGGAAAGTTTTAGACCAATTTAATAACCCTGATAACCCGTTGGCCCATTTTAAAACCACAGGCCCTGAAATATGGCAGCAAACTAACGGAAGCATTACCCATTTTGTATCCAGTATGGGAACTACAGGAACAATTACAGGGGTAAGCCGTTATTTAAAATCCCAATCTTCAGATGTACATATTGTAGGTTTGCAGCCTGCGGAAAAGAGTCAGATCCCCGGTATTCGCCGTTGGTCCCCTGGTTATTTGCCCGGTATCTTCGATGACTCATTAGTCGACAGCGTACTGGATATAAACCAGCAAGAAGCGGAAGAGACTATGAGAGCTTTAGCTAAAGTTGAAGGTATCTTTTGTGGGGTGAGCTCTGGAGGGGCGGTTGCCGGTGCGTTAAAAGTGGCGAAGGCTAACCCTGGAGCGGTTATCGTGGCCGTTATTTGCGACCGAGGAGACCGTTATTTATCAACGGGTGTATTTAATGAGTAA
- a CDS encoding Dyp-type peroxidase: MSHSQSGILKEHSRFGIFIEAQVQEGSLDEVKSGCKSFVEALTKLQAQYPDDRLGAVIAFGSDIWKQLGKANSAPELKPFQTLGKGLAPATQRDMFIHIQSLRHDINFSLAQAALKAFGKSISVVEEIHGFRWVDDRDLSGFIDGTENPQGEEIAEVTLIEDGEDKGGSYVLVQRYEHDLRKWDRFSEHEQEKMIGRTKKDSVELDEDVRNVTSHVSRVVIEEEGEELSVMRHSLPYGTASGKHGLFFIAYCARLHNIEQQLLSMFGEKDGKYDDLLRMTKAVSGSYYYAPSIETLTSL, encoded by the coding sequence ATGTCTCATTCTCAAAGTGGTATTTTGAAAGAACATAGCCGTTTTGGTATTTTTATTGAAGCGCAAGTGCAAGAGGGATCTCTGGATGAAGTTAAGTCTGGATGTAAAAGCTTTGTCGAGGCTTTAACCAAATTACAAGCGCAATATCCAGACGATCGTCTTGGTGCCGTTATCGCGTTTGGCTCTGACATCTGGAAACAGCTCGGTAAGGCAAATAGTGCCCCTGAATTGAAACCATTTCAAACTCTGGGGAAAGGGCTTGCTCCCGCCACTCAGCGGGATATGTTTATTCACATTCAATCACTGCGTCATGATATTAATTTTTCATTAGCACAGGCAGCTTTAAAAGCATTTGGTAAATCCATCTCTGTGGTTGAAGAAATTCATGGTTTTCGTTGGGTAGATGATAGGGATTTAAGCGGTTTTATTGATGGAACAGAAAATCCACAAGGTGAAGAAATCGCGGAAGTCACATTAATCGAAGATGGTGAAGATAAAGGCGGAAGCTATGTTTTAGTCCAACGCTATGAACACGATTTGAGAAAATGGGATCGTTTTTCGGAACATGAACAAGAAAAAATGATTGGCCGTACGAAAAAAGATAGCGTTGAATTAGATGAAGATGTACGTAATGTTACCTCTCATGTCTCACGCGTGGTGATAGAAGAAGAGGGCGAAGAGCTTTCAGTTATGCGTCACAGCTTGCCATATGGCACAGCAAGCGGCAAACATGGTTTATTCTTTATCGCTTATTGTGCAAGGTTACACAATATTGAACAGCAATTATTAAGCATGTTCGGTGAAAAAGACGGTAAATACGATGATTTGCTGCGTATGACGAAAGCCGTTTCGGGGAGTTATTACTATGCTCCGTCGATTGAGACATTGACGTCTCTTTAG
- the cysW gene encoding sulfate/thiosulfate ABC transporter permease CysW: protein MAQITPIHTASRTQINWGKWLLIAIGLLFSFLLLVIPIVWIFITAFQKGLDAVLLNLADPDMLHAIGLTVLIALITVPVNLVFGTMMAWLVTRFQFPGRQLLLTLVDIPFAVSPVVAGLLYLLFYGSNSWFGGWLEGFDIQLMFSWPGMALVTIFVTCPFVVRELVPLMLSQGSQEDEAAVLLGASGWKMFWRVTLPNIRWALLYGVVLTNARAIGEFGAVSVVSGAIRGETYTLPLQVELLHQDYNTVGAFTAAGILAVMAIITLILKSALQWHLSRQQSESGVH from the coding sequence ATGGCGCAAATTACACCAATTCACACCGCTAGCCGTACTCAAATTAACTGGGGAAAATGGCTACTTATTGCAATAGGTTTATTATTTTCATTTTTACTGTTAGTCATTCCAATTGTTTGGATATTTATTACGGCTTTTCAAAAAGGGTTAGATGCCGTTTTACTGAATTTGGCAGACCCTGATATGTTACATGCCATTGGTTTAACAGTATTAATTGCTTTAATTACCGTTCCTGTAAATTTAGTGTTTGGCACCATGATGGCGTGGTTAGTGACGCGATTTCAGTTTCCCGGTCGCCAGTTATTATTAACCTTGGTTGATATCCCGTTTGCGGTTTCGCCTGTTGTCGCGGGTTTGCTGTACTTACTTTTTTATGGTTCAAACAGTTGGTTTGGTGGATGGCTTGAAGGTTTTGACATCCAACTGATGTTTTCATGGCCAGGTATGGCATTGGTGACCATTTTTGTGACTTGCCCATTTGTTGTACGTGAACTGGTGCCTTTGATGCTAAGCCAAGGTAGCCAAGAAGATGAAGCGGCAGTGTTACTGGGAGCCTCAGGGTGGAAGATGTTTTGGCGTGTGACCTTACCGAATATCCGCTGGGCGCTTTTGTATGGGGTCGTTTTAACTAACGCCCGGGCGATTGGTGAATTTGGTGCGGTCTCAGTGGTTTCCGGGGCTATTCGTGGAGAAACATACACCTTACCGTTGCAGGTTGAATTATTGCATCAAGATTATAATACGGTAGGGGCGTTTACGGCTGCGGGGATCCTAGCTGTCATGGCCATTATCACCTTAATTCTTAAAAGTGCATTGCAGTGGCATTTAAGTCGCCAGCAATCTGAATCAGGAGTCCATTAA
- the ptsI gene encoding phosphoenolpyruvate-protein phosphotransferase PtsI, translating into MISGILVSPGFAFGQALILKEDPIVVSTKKIADDQVDKEIARFIEGRNKSAEQLNLIKEKAEKNLGAEKAEIFEGHIMLLEDEELEQEIVTLIKGDKKTADAAAYSVIEDQAQALESLDDEYLKERAADVRDIGKRLLKNILNIPIVDLSAISEEVILVAADLTPSETAQLNLDKVLGFITDLGGRTSHTSIMARSLELPAIVGTSDATSKIKNGDFIVLDGVNNTIHLNPSEAEIDKLKAFRDEYLQEKEELAKLKDLPAITLDGHQVEVCANIGTVRDVAGAERNGAEGVGLYRTEFLFMDRDSLPTEEEQFQAYKAVAEAMGSQAVIVRTMDIGGDKDLPYMNLPKEENPFLGWRAIRICLDRKEILHSQLRAILRASKFGKLRIMFPMVISVEEVRELKSELEILKAQLREEGKAFDESIEVGVMVETPAAAVIARHLAKEVDFFSIGTNDLTQYTLAVDRGNELISHLYNPMSPAVLNLIKQVIDASHAEGKWTGMCGELAGDERATLLLLGMGLDEFSMSAISIPRIKKLIRNASFTDTQALAEQALAQPTADELMKLVDTFIQEKTLC; encoded by the coding sequence ATGATTTCAGGAATTTTAGTATCCCCGGGTTTTGCTTTTGGTCAAGCTTTAATCCTCAAAGAAGATCCTATCGTTGTTAGCACAAAGAAAATTGCTGACGATCAGGTTGATAAAGAAATCGCTCGCTTTATTGAGGGGCGAAACAAGTCAGCCGAACAACTCAATTTGATTAAAGAAAAAGCCGAAAAAAATCTTGGAGCTGAAAAAGCTGAGATTTTTGAAGGTCATATAATGCTGCTGGAAGATGAAGAACTAGAGCAAGAAATTGTCACTTTAATCAAAGGCGACAAAAAAACGGCGGATGCAGCTGCATACTCTGTTATTGAAGATCAAGCCCAAGCGCTTGAATCCCTTGATGATGAATACCTTAAAGAACGTGCCGCTGATGTGCGTGATATCGGTAAGCGTTTATTAAAAAATATCTTAAATATTCCTATCGTTGATTTAAGTGCAATCAGCGAAGAAGTTATTTTAGTCGCAGCTGATTTAACCCCTTCAGAAACCGCACAGCTGAATTTAGATAAAGTATTAGGGTTTATTACTGATTTAGGTGGCCGTACATCACATACCTCAATTATGGCGCGTTCCCTTGAATTGCCAGCCATTGTCGGTACGAGTGATGCCACCAGCAAAATTAAAAATGGCGATTTCATTGTATTAGACGGTGTTAACAACACTATCCACCTAAATCCATCTGAAGCCGAAATCGATAAACTGAAAGCCTTCCGTGATGAATATCTTCAAGAAAAAGAAGAGCTCGCAAAATTAAAAGATTTGCCAGCTATCACCCTTGATGGTCATCAAGTTGAAGTTTGTGCCAACATTGGTACCGTCCGTGATGTCGCTGGTGCAGAGCGCAATGGCGCAGAAGGTGTTGGGCTCTATCGAACTGAGTTTTTATTCATGGATAGAGACTCTCTTCCTACCGAAGAAGAACAGTTCCAAGCTTATAAAGCCGTTGCAGAAGCAATGGGCAGCCAAGCCGTTATTGTCCGCACTATGGATATCGGCGGTGATAAAGACCTGCCATACATGAATTTACCGAAAGAAGAGAACCCATTCCTCGGCTGGCGTGCAATTCGTATTTGTCTTGATCGCAAAGAAATCTTACACTCACAATTAAGGGCTATTTTAAGAGCCTCTAAATTTGGTAAACTGCGTATTATGTTCCCAATGGTTATTTCCGTTGAAGAAGTTCGTGAACTAAAATCAGAGCTAGAAATACTAAAAGCGCAGTTACGTGAAGAAGGTAAGGCATTTGACGAGTCAATTGAAGTCGGTGTGATGGTTGAAACCCCAGCCGCTGCGGTTATTGCTCGCCATTTGGCAAAAGAAGTTGATTTCTTTAGTATTGGGACGAACGATCTCACTCAATACACTTTAGCGGTCGACCGTGGTAATGAACTGATTTCTCATCTTTACAACCCGATGTCACCCGCTGTCCTAAACTTAATTAAGCAAGTGATCGATGCATCACACGCTGAAGGTAAATGGACTGGGATGTGTGGGGAGTTAGCTGGAGATGAGCGTGCAACCTTATTGCTACTTGGCATGGGTCTGGATGAATTTAGTATGAGCGCAATTTCAATTCCACGTATCAAAAAGTTAATTCGCAATGCGAGCTTTACTGATACTCAAGCTTTGGCTGAACAAGCACTTGCTCAACCAACAGCGGATGAATTGATGAAACTTGTAGATACCTTTATCCAAGAAAAAACGTTATGCTAA
- the cysA gene encoding sulfate/thiosulfate ABC transporter ATP-binding protein CysA has protein sequence MSIEIEKIGKFFGKTQVLNDISLDIASGEMVALLGPSGSGKTTLLRIIAGLEQQSQGLLRFHGQDVSKIHAKDRHVGFVFQHYALFRHMTVFDNVAFGLTVLPRKQRPSAQIIKDKVTKLLEMVQLGHLASRYPAQLSGGQKQRVALARALAVDPQILLLDEPFGALDAQVRIELRRWLRQLHDELKFTSVFVTHDQEEAMEVADRVVVMSQGHIEQVGTPSDIWQRPETRFVLEFMGEINQISAHIKGSTLNIDGYEFPLKHTGAQQGEVDVFLRPWDISLQAEVDEQHRLPVRVTESGPRGHFWQLTVQPLGWGKEPLSVIWQSAKTIPTRGECYFLGSQQAKIYQGDQELIFPPLAKSA, from the coding sequence ATGAGTATTGAAATTGAAAAAATCGGTAAGTTCTTTGGTAAAACCCAAGTACTCAACGATATTTCACTGGATATTGCATCGGGTGAAATGGTTGCCCTGTTAGGGCCTTCTGGTTCAGGAAAAACAACCTTATTGCGTATTATTGCAGGGCTTGAACAGCAAAGTCAGGGGTTATTGCGTTTTCATGGTCAGGATGTCAGTAAAATCCACGCCAAAGATAGGCATGTTGGTTTTGTATTTCAACATTATGCGCTATTTCGCCACATGACAGTATTTGATAATGTGGCATTTGGTTTAACTGTTTTACCTAGAAAACAGCGGCCATCAGCTCAGATTATTAAAGATAAAGTAACCAAATTGCTAGAAATGGTTCAACTTGGTCATTTGGCTTCACGTTACCCCGCACAGTTATCAGGGGGACAAAAACAGCGAGTGGCATTAGCAAGGGCTCTCGCGGTTGATCCGCAAATTTTATTATTGGATGAGCCTTTTGGTGCGCTCGATGCACAAGTGCGTATTGAGTTACGCCGTTGGCTACGCCAATTACATGACGAGTTAAAATTTACCAGTGTTTTTGTCACCCACGACCAAGAAGAAGCCATGGAAGTGGCAGACAGAGTGGTGGTGATGAGCCAAGGTCATATTGAACAAGTAGGGACGCCGAGCGATATTTGGCAGCGCCCAGAAACACGTTTTGTCCTTGAATTTATGGGGGAAATTAACCAGATTTCTGCCCATATCAAAGGTTCCACATTAAATATCGATGGGTATGAGTTCCCACTAAAGCATACAGGTGCTCAGCAAGGTGAAGTCGATGTATTTTTACGGCCTTGGGATATTTCATTACAAGCGGAAGTGGATGAGCAGCACCGCTTACCCGTTAGGGTTACCGAATCGGGGCCAAGAGGGCATTTTTGGCAATTAACTGTTCAGCCTTTAGGCTGGGGTAAAGAACCGTTGTCAGTGATTTGGCAGTCTGCTAAAACGATACCCACTCGAGGTGAATGTTACTTTTTAGGCAGCCAACAGGCAAAGATTTATCAAGGGGATCAGGAATTAATTTTTCCACCATTAGCTAAAAGCGCATGA
- the crr gene encoding PTS glucose transporter subunit IIA: MGLFDKLKSLVSEDKSSSGSIEIIAPLSGEIVNIEDVPDVVFAEKIVGDGIAIKPAGNKIVAPVDGTIGKIFETNHAFSIESDDGIELFVHFGIDTVELKGEGFKRIAEEGQTVKKGDLIIEFDLALLEEKAKSVLTPVVISNMDEIKELNKLTGSVTVGETVVMRIKK; encoded by the coding sequence ATGGGTCTGTTTGATAAACTGAAATCACTCGTTTCGGAAGACAAAAGTAGCAGTGGCAGTATTGAAATTATCGCACCTTTATCGGGTGAAATTGTCAATATTGAAGATGTTCCAGACGTTGTGTTCGCAGAAAAAATTGTGGGTGACGGTATTGCGATTAAACCCGCAGGTAACAAAATCGTTGCTCCTGTAGACGGCACAATTGGTAAAATTTTTGAAACTAACCATGCATTTTCTATTGAGTCAGATGATGGCATAGAACTATTCGTTCACTTCGGTATTGATACCGTTGAGCTTAAAGGTGAGGGTTTTAAACGTATCGCTGAAGAAGGTCAAACGGTGAAAAAAGGTGATTTAATCATTGAATTTGATTTAGCACTGTTAGAAGAGAAAGCAAAATCAGTTCTAACGCCTGTTGTCATTTCTAATATGGACGAAATCAAAGAACTCAACAAACTGACTGGCTCAGTGACTGTCGGTGAAACTGTTGTCATGCGTATTAAGAAATAA
- the cysT gene encoding sulfate/thiosulfate ABC transporter permease CysT: MDRSGKRFLPGFGLTLGSSLFYTCLILLLPMSALVIQLSEMTWQQYWAVISYPQVVAAYKVTLLSALVASLFNAVFGMLLAWILTRYRFPGRLFLDGLVDLPFALPTAVAGLTLATLFATSGWYGQYLQQFDIKVVNTWLGIAVAMAFTSIPFVVRTVQPVLEELGPEYEEAAQTLGANRWQTFRRVILPEVSPALLAGTVLSFTRSLGEFGAIIFIAGNIAWQTEVVSLMIFSQLQQFDYPAASAVASVILAVSLLLLFSVNLVQSRFGKRLGGK; this comes from the coding sequence ATGGATCGTTCAGGAAAGCGCTTTTTGCCGGGATTCGGACTAACGCTAGGTAGCAGCCTGTTTTATACCTGCTTGATATTGCTATTACCCATGAGCGCATTGGTAATTCAATTATCAGAAATGACATGGCAGCAATATTGGGCGGTCATTAGTTACCCGCAAGTGGTTGCCGCGTATAAAGTGACGTTGTTGTCAGCGCTAGTCGCAAGCTTGTTTAATGCGGTGTTTGGCATGCTATTAGCGTGGATCCTAACGCGTTATCGTTTTCCTGGGCGTTTGTTCTTAGATGGTTTAGTGGATTTACCTTTTGCCTTACCTACCGCTGTCGCGGGGCTGACATTGGCAACCCTGTTTGCAACCTCGGGCTGGTATGGGCAATATCTTCAGCAGTTTGATATTAAAGTCGTGAATACTTGGCTGGGAATTGCGGTTGCGATGGCGTTTACCAGTATTCCGTTTGTTGTACGCACGGTTCAGCCAGTACTGGAAGAGCTCGGACCTGAGTACGAAGAGGCGGCTCAAACCCTGGGGGCTAACCGCTGGCAGACTTTCCGCCGTGTCATATTGCCGGAAGTTTCGCCGGCACTATTAGCCGGGACGGTTTTATCCTTTACACGTAGTTTAGGTGAGTTCGGTGCCATTATCTTTATTGCAGGTAATATTGCATGGCAAACCGAGGTGGTCTCATTAATGATTTTTAGTCAGCTACAGCAATTTGATTATCCGGCAGCCAGTGCTGTCGCCTCAGTTATTTTAGCGGTTTCATTGTTACTCTTATTTAGTGTCAATTTAGTACAAAGCCGCTTTGGTAAACGGTTAGGGGGCAAGTAA
- the cysK gene encoding cysteine synthase A, producing MSKIYDDNSLTIGHTPLVRLKHFGNGNILAKVESRNPSFSVKCRIGANMIWDAEKKGILNKDKELVEPTSGNTGIALAYVAAARGYKLTLTMPETMSIERRKLLKALGANLVLTEGAKGMKGAIAKAEEIVNSNPKKYLLLQQFNNPANPEIHEKTTGPEIWEDTDGNVDVVVAGVGTGGTITGIARYLKNTKGKDVTIVAVEPETSPVITQALAGEEIKPGPHKIQGIGAGFIPGNLDLKLLDKVIQISDDEAIKTARELMEKEGILAGISSGAAIAAATQIAVDPAYKGKNIVVILPSSGERYLSTALFADISAE from the coding sequence ATGAGCAAAATTTATGATGACAACTCGTTGACCATTGGCCACACCCCGCTTGTCCGATTAAAGCATTTTGGTAATGGCAATATTTTAGCAAAAGTGGAGTCTCGCAACCCAAGCTTCAGTGTTAAGTGCCGTATTGGTGCGAACATGATTTGGGATGCAGAGAAAAAAGGTATCCTAAATAAAGACAAAGAATTAGTTGAGCCAACCAGTGGTAATACAGGTATCGCTTTAGCCTATGTCGCTGCGGCGAGAGGTTATAAATTGACCTTAACCATGCCTGAAACGATGAGTATTGAACGCCGTAAACTGCTCAAAGCATTGGGTGCCAACCTCGTTTTAACTGAAGGGGCAAAAGGCATGAAAGGTGCGATAGCTAAAGCTGAAGAAATAGTGAATAGCAATCCTAAAAAATACCTATTACTTCAACAGTTTAACAACCCAGCAAACCCTGAGATTCATGAAAAAACCACAGGCCCTGAAATTTGGGAAGATACTGACGGCAATGTCGACGTTGTGGTTGCAGGTGTCGGTACAGGTGGAACCATTACAGGGATTGCAAGGTACCTGAAGAACACCAAAGGCAAAGATGTGACTATTGTAGCTGTTGAGCCAGAAACCTCCCCCGTTATCACACAAGCCTTAGCAGGTGAAGAAATTAAACCGGGACCACATAAAATCCAAGGGATCGGAGCTGGGTTTATTCCAGGTAACTTAGATTTGAAATTACTCGATAAAGTCATTCAAATCAGCGATGACGAAGCCATCAAAACTGCTCGTGAACTGATGGAAAAAGAAGGCATCCTAGCGGGTATTTCATCAGGCGCTGCTATTGCTGCTGCCACTCAAATTGCCGTAGATCCTGCCTATAAAGGTAAAAATATCGTCGTTATTTTACCTTCTTCGGGTGAGCGTTATTTGTCTACAGCCCTATTTGCTGACATCTCCGCTGAGTAA
- a CDS encoding sulfate ABC transporter substrate-binding protein yields MKKSFLKKTALASLATVSLLGSSPLVAAELLNSSYDIARELFVALNPSFEKQWNEAHPDDKLTIKQSHAGSSKQALAILQGLKADVVTYNQVTDVQILHEKGNLIPADWQARLPNNSSPYYSTMAFLVRKGNPKGIKTWDDLVREDVKLIFPNPKTSGNGRYTYLAAWGAFNQENKDDKAKTREQMKQFLKNVEVFDTGGRGATTSFIERGLGDVLISFESEVNNIRSQYGESDYEVIVPPVDILAEFPVAWVDKNVQKNGTEDVAKAYLNYLYSPQAQEIITQYNYRVNDKAVMNANKAKFPETQLFTVESQFESWPKVMEVHFATGGEFDQLMAEGRR; encoded by the coding sequence ATGAAAAAATCATTTTTGAAAAAAACAGCACTAGCGAGTTTAGCAACGGTATCATTACTTGGGAGCTCGCCATTAGTTGCCGCTGAACTACTTAATAGCTCTTATGATATTGCCCGTGAATTATTTGTGGCGTTGAACCCTTCATTTGAAAAGCAATGGAATGAGGCTCACCCTGACGACAAACTCACGATTAAGCAATCACACGCAGGTTCATCTAAGCAGGCCTTAGCTATTTTACAAGGTTTGAAAGCAGATGTCGTGACCTACAACCAAGTCACTGACGTGCAAATTTTGCATGAGAAAGGGAATCTGATCCCAGCAGATTGGCAAGCGCGCTTACCAAATAACAGCTCGCCTTACTATTCAACGATGGCATTTTTAGTTCGTAAAGGAAACCCTAAAGGAATTAAAACGTGGGATGATTTAGTCCGCGAAGATGTCAAATTAATCTTCCCAAATCCAAAAACATCAGGAAATGGCCGTTATACCTACCTTGCGGCATGGGGCGCTTTTAATCAGGAAAATAAAGATGATAAAGCAAAAACCCGTGAGCAAATGAAACAGTTTTTGAAAAATGTAGAGGTATTCGATACCGGTGGGCGTGGCGCGACGACATCATTTATTGAGCGAGGGCTCGGTGACGTCCTTATTAGTTTTGAATCAGAGGTGAATAATATTCGCTCTCAGTACGGTGAGTCAGACTACGAAGTTATTGTGCCACCCGTAGATATCTTAGCGGAGTTTCCTGTCGCTTGGGTCGACAAAAATGTACAGAAAAATGGGACTGAAGACGTTGCTAAAGCTTACTTAAATTATCTCTATAGCCCACAGGCTCAAGAAATCATCACTCAGTACAATTATCGAGTGAATGACAAAGCTGTGATGAATGCAAATAAGGCTAAATTTCCTGAAACTCAGCTCTTTACCGTTGAATCACAATTTGAGAGCTGGCCAAAAGTGATGGAGGTTCATTTTGCGACGGGTGGAGAGTTTGACCAATTAATGGCTGAAGGGCGCCGTTAA